One genomic window of Leishmania braziliensis MHOM/BR/75/M2904 WGS CADA00000000 data, contig 73, whole genome shotgun sequence includes the following:
- a CDS encoding transcription like protein nupm1, putative, which produces MDLSVTVSFIFIVSATLLGFAAMIALFVSMPFSCCKISNGDLADGNRGRQRAGAATGQLGSSSNGEGAASEREWRGIPLNSRPPRLTPEQEILRDKAMERYKRRKARQERRCQRQAAREARMANMREGYGEDTASEGEFADGSSVTSRTTLASAAPTARTASTVAYGRGSYFLPSPCACEGHIEEHDDSDDRRSSRSSGSRGSTGTARSRASQGTATTKSHMRHRQRQRLRRREQQQQVDLFNQWARMQMVPSSELSPSSKSLSASSQRDEEGSTTDEGGRRRTKAAFGSRCRVHTHRRRSSSVASSAPRPPEDVLGTGCSTYPFVMNAEHGHLESLRVGNQHPVSDKITVDADGSECDTTPFCPFTHSNGATDSSSPHVSPADHLRYANRTGEQSGHLQPRRHKHMWKNVEHNVALSGFFNRPTNDNMAGADIQSRPHYNDGEPSHNPLGDHEHIFQK; this is translated from the coding sequence ATGGACCTCTCTGTCACAGTCAGCTTCATCTTCATTGTCAGCGCTACTCTCTTAGGCTTCGCTGCTATGATCGCTTTGTTTGTATCGATGCCTTTTAGCTGCTGTAAAATCTCGAACGGTGATCTGGCTGATGGCAACCGCGGCAGGCAACGCGCGGGCGCTGCTACCGGGCAGTTGGGCTCGTCCTCCAACGGCGAGGGAGCCGCGTCAGAACGTGAGTGGAGGGGTATTCCGCTGAACTCGCGGCCGCCTCGCCTTACCCCAGAGCAAGAGATCCTGCGCGACAAGGCAATGGAGCGGTACAAGCGACGTAAGGCCCGCCAGGAACGCCGTTGTCAGCGCCAAGCTGCCCGCGAGGCGCGCATGGCGAATATGCGCGAGGGTTACGGAGAAGACACAGCGAGCGAGGGCGAGTTTGCTGATGGTTCCTCTGTCACCAGTCGAACGACACTcgcgtctgctgcgccgaCAGCGCGGACAGCGTCGACTGTCGCGTACGGACGAGGCTCCTACTTCCTACCTTCCCCCTGCGCCTGTGAGGGGCATATAGAGGAGCATGATGACAGCGACGACCGGCGCAgctcacgcagcagcggctcgcgGGGCAGCACTGGCACTGCGCGCAGTCGTGCCAGCCAGGGCACCGCCACGACCAAGTCGCACATgcgtcaccgccagcgccagcgtctgcgtcgtcgcgagcagcaacagcaggtGGATCTGTTTAATCAGTGGGCACGCATGCAGATGGTGCCTTCCTCAGAGCTGTCACCCTCCTCAaagtctctctctgcgtcgtCGCAGCGTGACGAGGAGGGAAGCACGACAGATGAAGGTGGTCGTCGCCGCACCAAAGCGGCCTTCGGCAGTCGTTGCCGCGTCCATACGCATCGGAGACGCTCGTCCAGCGTGGCCAGTTCAGCACCTCGTCCACCGGAGGACGTGCTCGGCACCGGCTGCTCGACGTACCCGTTCGTCATGAACGCCGAGCACGGCCATCTGGAGAGCCTCAGAGTTGGCAATCAGCACCCGGTGTCTGACAAGATAACAGTGGATGCAGACGGTAGTGAATGCGACACGACGCCCTTCTGCCCGTTTACGCACTCGAACGGTGCGACCGATTCGAGTTCGCCGCATGTGTCGCCGGCGGATCACTTAAGATACGCTAACCGCACCGGTGAGCAGAGCGGCCAtctgcagccgcgccgccacaAGCATATGTGGAAAAATGTTGAGCACAACGTCGCACTCAGTGGTTTCTTTAACCGCCCTACGAATGATAACAT